In Actinoplanes derwentensis, the following proteins share a genomic window:
- a CDS encoding vWA domain-containing protein, translating into MAPEHASGAHGVLDRTRLLAARLKAAGAQPYLATALYSLTVVPTTEVPTMGVDRHWRCYVNPAFVDHTPVHELAAVWVHEVAHLLRDHHGRADLLPAAVRHDHHRVNIAQDCEINDDLSALPQNALRPALFGLPDGQMFEQYLPEIPPTPHAPECGSGAHGRPMPWESAGATADAARVSPVEAAAIRRQTAQELRAHVKARGRVPGGWQRWADEILEPTVDWRRALTGAVREAASWASGAVDYTYQRPSRRGAAVPRVVFPSLRRPMPRVAVVVDTSGSMGPDELRAVLGEVAGVLRAVGIGRNRVTVLSCDADVHTVRKVSTVGDVVLDGGGGTDMRVGIDHALRGPERPHIIIVLTDGYTPWPDARPGGVRVIAGLVSADVQSPPPWIETIRIR; encoded by the coding sequence GTGGCGCCTGAGCACGCTTCCGGAGCGCATGGTGTGCTGGACCGGACGAGACTGCTGGCCGCGCGGCTGAAAGCGGCCGGGGCCCAGCCGTACCTGGCGACGGCCCTCTACAGCCTGACGGTCGTGCCCACCACCGAGGTGCCGACGATGGGCGTCGACCGGCACTGGCGCTGCTACGTCAATCCGGCCTTCGTCGACCACACCCCGGTGCACGAGCTGGCCGCCGTCTGGGTGCACGAGGTCGCTCACCTGCTGCGTGACCACCATGGCCGGGCCGACCTGCTTCCGGCGGCCGTGCGGCACGATCATCATCGGGTCAACATCGCCCAGGACTGCGAGATCAACGACGATCTGTCGGCGCTGCCGCAGAACGCGTTGCGGCCCGCCCTGTTCGGGCTGCCGGACGGGCAGATGTTCGAGCAGTACCTGCCGGAGATCCCGCCGACCCCGCACGCGCCCGAATGCGGTTCCGGCGCGCACGGGCGGCCGATGCCGTGGGAGTCGGCCGGCGCGACGGCGGACGCTGCCCGGGTCAGCCCGGTGGAGGCCGCCGCGATCCGCCGGCAGACCGCCCAGGAGTTGCGCGCGCACGTCAAGGCGCGGGGCCGGGTGCCCGGCGGCTGGCAGCGCTGGGCCGACGAGATCCTGGAACCGACCGTGGACTGGCGGCGGGCCCTGACCGGTGCGGTTCGCGAGGCGGCGTCCTGGGCGTCCGGGGCCGTCGACTACACCTATCAGCGCCCGTCCCGGCGGGGCGCGGCCGTTCCCCGGGTGGTCTTTCCGAGCCTGCGCCGCCCGATGCCGCGGGTGGCGGTGGTGGTCGACACGTCCGGTTCGATGGGTCCCGACGAGCTGCGTGCCGTTCTCGGCGAGGTCGCCGGGGTGCTGCGCGCGGTGGGCATCGGCCGGAACCGGGTCACCGTGCTGTCGTGTGACGCCGACGTCCATACGGTCCGCAAGGTCAGCACCGTCGGTGACGTGGTCCTGGACGGTGGCGGCGGTACCGACATGCGGGTCGGCATCGACCACGCCCTGCGCGGCCCGGAACGTCCGCACATCATCATCGTGCTGACCGACGGCTACACGCCGTGGCCGGACGCCCGGCCCGGTGGGGTGCGGGTGATCGCCGGTCTGGTCAGCGCCGACGTCCAGTCCCCGCCGCCGTGGATCGAGACCATCCGCATCCGATGA